A DNA window from candidate division KSB1 bacterium contains the following coding sequences:
- the mfd gene encoding transcription-repair coupling factor: MMNRLAGGANLTLHGVAGSLPALLVALLQRQSNSPFLCVLPHADQAELMRDELAELLATGEAIYFPAIKMLPWGHPDPQPLSQQIETIEHLVEYTGNKQPGRARPPVVLTTAAAVLEPLLAPQTLHTKKIELRPGDEMPFETLVSQLIELGFQRQTLVEQPGELAVRGGIIDLFPLSRTLPVRIEFWGDRIESLREFDPATQRSENEIAQAILLPQSIAELTWNDRHIEDSSLSGRTPSCTLLDYLPKETIVCFFQPARILAALSCRQTQSDPDDEDWLATETAVEDGAESWSSFATRFQRFRRLTFGRQPQGSSDEIIDWHATPQPALHGDLKALRRDLEAFREKSGTGRPAPIFFVCESSTHAERIAELLEESELASFAINVLSGPIHHGFSLPHLPLLVYTDHEFYGRMRRIRRRRKPRRGLTFRQLKTLRRGDYVVHVDHGIGSYQGLEHIKIGGHEQECLVIHYLDRDKLYVPLDKMDRVQKYTAREGTAPKIHKLGSPDWERLKARTKKRIKDIARDLIELYAQRQAQKGHAFSPDTVWQRDLEASFEYEDTPDQASAVAQVKADMENERPMDRLVCGDVGYGKTEVAIRAAFKAVQDSKQVAVLVPTTLLAQQHYNTFRNRLQRYPVRVEVLSRFRSVAEQKKIVERLKQGEIDIIVGTHRLLSADVGFKDLGLLIVDEEQRFGVRHKEMLKKLRVNVDVLTLSATPIPRTLHMALTGVRDMSNINTPPRDRLPIHTEVVQFNRDLVRQAIMREIHRGGQVFFVHNRVSSIHRLAGLLRALVPEVEIGVAHGQMREHELEEVMLNFIQRRYHVLVATMIIESGLDLPNVNTMLINRADRFGLAQLYQLRGRVGRSHHKAYCYLLVPPIHSLSQEAIKRLETIEEFTDLGSGFQIAMRDLEIRGAGNLLGAEQSGMIDAIGFDLYTRILEEAVREARQEAQPEQAAPFVPGEPCRVDLEADAYLPEDYVDPPEERVAIYRRLAEAGSMQEIEAIADELADRFGKLPPAARNLLGLASLKILGTALGLKSLRVVAKESRGLFSAAACPAPGKNFKEWIGALVNRAPYPIEFFENGGLGFRMAVPPGQAAMPMTVKLLLGLQQDRP; the protein is encoded by the coding sequence ATGATGAACAGACTGGCGGGCGGCGCCAACTTGACGTTGCACGGTGTAGCCGGTTCGCTGCCGGCGCTGCTGGTCGCGTTGCTGCAAAGGCAGAGCAATAGCCCTTTTCTTTGTGTGCTGCCGCATGCCGATCAGGCTGAACTGATGCGGGATGAGCTGGCGGAGCTGCTGGCAACGGGCGAAGCAATCTACTTTCCCGCCATCAAAATGCTGCCGTGGGGCCATCCGGATCCCCAGCCGCTGTCCCAGCAGATCGAAACAATCGAACATCTTGTCGAATACACCGGCAACAAGCAGCCCGGCAGAGCCCGACCGCCGGTGGTGCTCACCACGGCTGCCGCCGTGCTCGAACCCCTGCTCGCGCCCCAGACTTTGCACACCAAAAAAATCGAATTGCGGCCCGGCGATGAGATGCCCTTCGAGACACTGGTGTCACAATTGATCGAGCTGGGTTTCCAGCGCCAGACCCTGGTGGAACAGCCGGGCGAGCTGGCGGTGCGCGGCGGGATCATCGACCTCTTTCCACTGTCACGCACGCTGCCGGTGCGCATCGAGTTTTGGGGCGACCGCATCGAATCGCTGCGCGAATTCGACCCCGCGACCCAGCGTTCCGAAAACGAAATTGCCCAAGCCATTCTGTTGCCGCAAAGCATTGCCGAGCTGACCTGGAACGACAGACATATTGAGGATTCCTCACTATCCGGCCGGACGCCGTCCTGCACGCTGCTCGACTATCTTCCTAAAGAGACGATTGTCTGCTTCTTCCAGCCGGCGCGAATTCTCGCGGCGCTCTCCTGCCGGCAGACGCAATCCGATCCTGATGATGAGGACTGGCTCGCCACTGAGACAGCAGTGGAAGACGGGGCAGAGAGCTGGTCTTCTTTCGCGACGCGTTTTCAGCGCTTCCGCCGTCTGACCTTTGGCAGACAGCCGCAGGGCAGCAGCGATGAGATCATCGACTGGCATGCCACACCCCAACCGGCCCTGCATGGCGACTTGAAAGCCCTGCGCCGGGATCTGGAGGCTTTCAGGGAAAAAAGCGGCACCGGCCGGCCGGCACCGATATTTTTCGTTTGTGAATCATCGACACACGCGGAGCGCATCGCCGAGCTGCTGGAGGAGAGCGAGCTGGCTTCCTTCGCCATCAACGTGCTCAGCGGCCCAATCCACCACGGCTTCAGCCTGCCGCATCTGCCACTGCTGGTCTACACGGATCATGAATTCTATGGCCGGATGCGCCGCATTCGCAGGCGCCGGAAGCCCCGCCGGGGGCTCACTTTCCGGCAGCTTAAAACGCTCAGACGCGGGGACTACGTCGTGCACGTCGATCACGGCATCGGCAGCTATCAGGGCCTGGAGCACATCAAGATCGGCGGACATGAACAGGAATGCCTGGTCATCCACTATCTTGACCGTGACAAGCTTTACGTGCCGCTGGACAAGATGGATCGCGTGCAGAAATACACCGCACGGGAGGGCACGGCGCCCAAAATTCACAAACTCGGCTCGCCGGACTGGGAACGACTCAAAGCCCGAACCAAAAAACGCATCAAAGACATTGCCCGCGACCTGATAGAACTTTACGCACAGCGGCAGGCGCAAAAAGGCCATGCCTTCTCTCCCGACACCGTCTGGCAGCGTGACTTGGAAGCTTCTTTCGAATACGAGGACACCCCGGATCAAGCCAGCGCCGTGGCACAGGTGAAGGCGGACATGGAAAACGAACGGCCGATGGATCGCCTGGTTTGCGGCGATGTCGGCTATGGCAAGACGGAAGTCGCCATTCGCGCAGCTTTCAAAGCGGTGCAGGACAGCAAGCAGGTGGCCGTGCTGGTTCCAACGACTTTGCTCGCCCAGCAACATTACAACACCTTCCGCAATCGTCTGCAACGCTACCCGGTGAGGGTCGAGGTCCTTTCCCGCTTCCGTTCGGTGGCAGAACAAAAAAAGATTGTCGAGCGTCTTAAACAGGGGGAGATCGACATCATTGTCGGCACGCATCGCCTGCTGTCCGCGGATGTCGGCTTCAAAGACCTGGGTCTGTTGATTGTGGACGAAGAGCAGCGCTTTGGCGTGCGCCACAAGGAAATGCTCAAGAAGCTGCGTGTGAATGTTGATGTGCTCACCCTGTCTGCGACGCCCATCCCGCGCACGCTGCATATGGCGCTCACCGGCGTGCGCGACATGTCCAACATCAACACGCCGCCCCGTGACCGCCTGCCGATTCACACCGAAGTCGTGCAATTCAACCGCGACCTGGTGCGCCAGGCCATCATGCGCGAGATTCACCGCGGCGGCCAGGTGTTCTTCGTGCACAACCGGGTCAGCTCGATTCACCGCCTCGCCGGTTTGCTGCGCGCCCTGGTGCCGGAGGTGGAAATCGGCGTGGCGCATGGCCAGATGCGTGAGCACGAGCTGGAGGAGGTGATGCTGAACTTCATTCAGCGGCGCTATCACGTGCTGGTGGCGACCATGATCATTGAATCCGGCCTGGATTTGCCCAACGTCAACACCATGCTCATCAACCGCGCGGACCGCTTCGGGCTGGCCCAGCTCTATCAACTGCGCGGCCGCGTCGGCCGCAGCCATCACAAGGCTTATTGCTATCTTTTGGTGCCGCCCATCCACAGCCTGTCGCAGGAGGCCATCAAGCGTCTGGAGACGATCGAGGAGTTCACCGATCTCGGCAGCGGCTTTCAAATTGCGATGCGCGATCTGGAAATTCGCGGGGCGGGCAACCTGTTGGGTGCGGAACAAAGCGGCATGATCGACGCCATCGGCTTCGATCTCTACACCCGCATTCTCGAGGAGGCTGTGCGCGAGGCGCGTCAGGAAGCGCAGCCTGAGCAGGCTGCGCCATTCGTGCCGGGGGAACCCTGCCGTGTGGATCTGGAGGCGGATGCCTATCTGCCCGAAGACTACGTGGATCCGCCGGAGGAGCGTGTGGCCATCTACCGCCGCCTGGCGGAAGCCGGCTCAATGCAGGAAATAGAGGCGATTGCGGATGAGCTGGCCGACCGCTTCGGCAAGTTGCCGCCTGCCGCGCGCAATCTACTCGGTCTGGCAAGTTTGAAAATCCTCGGAACAGCGCTGGGTTTGAAGAGTTTGCGAGTAGTGGCAAAAGAAAGTCGCGGCCTTTTTTCCGCGGCGGCCTGCCCGGCACCGGGCAAAAATTTCAAAGAATGGATCGGCGCGCTGGTCAACCGTGCACCTTATCCGATCGAATTCTTCGAGAACGGCGGCCTTGGCTTCCGCATGGCCGTGCCACCGGGACAGGCTGCCATGCCCATGACCGTAAAGCTGCTGCTGGGGCTGCAACAAGACCGGCCCTGA
- the murQ gene encoding N-acetylmuramic acid 6-phosphate etherase has translation MSKQVFDEIKDLITETRNPRTMDIDAKDTLEILHLINQEDRLIPDIVAQEIPYIAQAVEIVVAAFKNGGRLFYIGAGTSGRLGILDASECPPTYGTDPEMIQGIIAGGYKALVRSQEGAEDIRENGGADLREAGFNRKDVAFGIAASRRTPYVLGALEYAREIGAKTVYLTCNPRAEITIPVDVAICPVVGPEVIMGSTRMKAGTATKLVLNMLTTTAMIRLGKVYGNMMVDLRMTSKKLEERSKRVVMMVTGVSYEKAAAVLDKAGGHVKTALVMLLANVPAQEAHARLERANGFIRAAIAQPVAAD, from the coding sequence ATGAGCAAACAGGTTTTCGACGAGATCAAGGACCTGATTACCGAGACGCGCAACCCGCGCACAATGGACATTGATGCTAAAGATACCCTGGAGATTCTGCACCTCATCAATCAAGAAGACAGATTGATTCCGGACATTGTCGCGCAGGAGATTCCCTACATTGCGCAGGCAGTGGAAATTGTGGTGGCAGCATTCAAAAACGGCGGCCGGCTGTTTTACATCGGCGCCGGCACCAGCGGCCGGCTTGGCATTTTGGACGCATCGGAATGTCCGCCCACCTACGGCACTGATCCGGAGATGATTCAGGGCATCATCGCCGGCGGCTACAAGGCACTGGTGCGGTCGCAGGAGGGTGCGGAAGATATCCGTGAAAACGGCGGGGCGGATTTGCGCGAGGCCGGCTTCAATCGCAAAGACGTGGCGTTCGGTATTGCTGCCAGCCGCCGAACCCCCTACGTTCTGGGCGCATTGGAATATGCCCGTGAGATCGGTGCCAAAACCGTCTATCTCACTTGCAATCCCCGCGCAGAAATCACGATCCCGGTGGATGTGGCCATCTGCCCCGTTGTCGGGCCGGAGGTAATCATGGGCTCAACACGCATGAAAGCCGGCACCGCCACCAAGCTCGTGCTCAACATGCTGACCACCACCGCCATGATTCGCCTGGGAAAAGTCTATGGCAATATGATGGTCGACCTGCGCATGACCTCGAAAAAACTGGAGGAGCGCTCCAAGCGCGTAGTGATGATGGTAACAGGCGTCAGTTATGAAAAGGCTGCTGCCGTGCTCGACAAGGCCGGCGGCCATGTCAAGACCGCTTTGGTGATGCTGCTGGCAAACGTCCCAGCCCAGGAGGCGCATGCGCGACTGGAGAGGGCCAACGGTTTCATTCGCGCCGCAATTGCCCAGCCAGTGGCAGCAGACTGA
- the rsmG gene encoding 16S rRNA (guanine(527)-N(7))-methyltransferase RsmG has translation MSLLSFLPAGFPLSASQLAQFEQYLRLLLEWNPRASLVSKSDENEARLSKRHVVESLGLLGTGLLHPKATVLDLGSGGGFPGIPIKIAQPDLEITLLDSRRMKFLFLQEAIRALELKNAIAVCARAESLGPEFHSRFDFVVVRAVASLVKLWQWSLPVLKAGGCLLAQKGGDLEAECKELLAVFPGLVLSQVKYPAEWEIEPSRFVVVIKKT, from the coding sequence ATGAGTCTTCTCTCCTTTTTGCCAGCCGGTTTTCCGCTCAGCGCATCTCAGCTCGCCCAATTTGAGCAGTACCTCCGGCTGTTGTTGGAATGGAATCCGCGTGCGAGCCTGGTTTCCAAATCCGATGAAAATGAAGCGCGCCTGAGCAAACGTCATGTTGTCGAATCCCTTGGCCTGCTGGGTACCGGTCTGCTTCATCCAAAAGCAACCGTGCTTGATCTCGGCAGCGGGGGAGGGTTCCCCGGCATCCCGATAAAGATCGCACAACCTGACCTTGAGATCACCCTGCTCGATTCGCGGCGGATGAAATTTCTGTTCCTGCAGGAAGCGATTCGCGCGTTGGAGTTGAAAAATGCCATTGCGGTCTGTGCCCGTGCCGAATCGCTCGGTCCCGAATTTCATTCGCGCTTTGATTTTGTCGTCGTGCGCGCCGTCGCAAGCCTTGTCAAACTCTGGCAATGGTCATTGCCGGTTTTGAAAGCCGGTGGCTGCCTGCTTGCACAAAAGGGTGGCGACCTCGAAGCAGAGTGCAAAGAGCTGCTGGCGGTCTTCCCGGGTCTAGTATTGAGTCAGGTAAAATACCCGGCGGAATGGGAGATCGAGCCCTCCCGCTTCGTGGTGGTGATTAAAAAAACCTAA